The following proteins are co-located in the Triticum aestivum cultivar Chinese Spring chromosome 1A, IWGSC CS RefSeq v2.1, whole genome shotgun sequence genome:
- the LOC123054863 gene encoding kinesin-like protein KIN-14J isoform X2, with the protein MGADPAASPPSPAASPSRQPRQGEEELRAVEDHLSPSRHADSSPAPPPSPASAAPVPQHPEVSGEDAELASEEAVEEQPALEEGVVEAEAAVAGGDGEALRSFLEEFGDQADDCLIPSPRLKGIATPDCPAALQFLGGRYNSLMEKYKQQVAKCAEECAPRFDGLKKKYTAECAERRRLYNELIELRGNIRVFCRCRPLSSDEISRGCSSVVEVDPSQEMDLQFVPTEKERKTFKFDHVFGPADDQEAVFAESLPVVRSVMDGFNVCIFAYGQTGTGKTFTMEGVPENRGVNYRALEELFRISEERSSSVSYSFGVSILEVYNEKIRDLLDDNSEHTSKRLDIKQSADGAQEVPGLVEAPISTIDGVWEKLEAGARNRSVGSTSVNELSSRSHSLVRVTVTSEHLVTGERSRSHMWLVDLAGSERLAKTEVEGERLKEAKFINKSLSALGDVIAALASKNAHIPYRNSKLTHLLQSSLGGDCKTLMFVQISPSSTDSGETLCSLNFASRVRAIEHGPARKQVDPAENFKIKQMAEKLCHEEKENAKLNESLQLMQLKYASRENVFRTLQDKIRETEQACRTHQQRARELENELANEKKAARDTGKSAKPSFAAPVRQRPPLAPMRQRPPSNNMPQPSGPSRLRFAGKGSSVQNKENIPTTNKTTVDKTAGKARRVSLVPMMRQIPLQPKRRSSIAILPSERERMSIFPEKKAMSRLSHVQMSRTARPQAFNSIPETPQAAVDATPDVRGKFRRMEFGSSSRFSSPPTLSMRKSRNNISSPQQRLRMQSGSGNASKLCFSIQKRVALGSPAPARTTSMTSGTGIFDPALREQIMAGRFGNAQRVFNGKRRMSVL; encoded by the exons ATGGGAGCGGAtccggccgcctcgcccccctCGCCGGCGGCGTCTCCGTCACGGCAGCCGCGGCAAG GCGAGGAAGAGCTCCGCGCCGTGGAGGACCACCTGAGCCCGAGCCGCCACGCGGATtcgagccctgcgccgccgccgtcgcccgcgtcCGCCGCGCCGGTGCCCCAGCATCCCGAAG TGTCAGGCGAGGACGCGGAGCTGGCCagcgaggaggcggtggaggaacaGCCCGCCCTTGAGGAGGgggtggtggaggcggaggccgctGTTGCAGGAGGAGATGGGGAGGCTCTCCGCAGCTTCCTGGAG GAATTCGGGGATCAAGCGGACGATTGTCTTATCCCATCTCCGCGGCTGAAGGGGATCGCAACTCCTGACTGCCCTGCTGCCCTCCAATTCCTAG GGGGGAGGTACAATAGCCTGATGGAGAAGTACAAGCAGCAGGTGGCTAAGTGTGCCGAGGAGTGTGCACCAAGGTTCGATGGCTTGAAGAAGAAGTACACGGCGGAGTGTGCAGAGCGGCGTCGTTTGTACAATGAGCTCATCGAGCTGAGGGGAAACATCAGGGTATTCTGCCGGTGCCGCCCTCTAAGTTCCGATGAGATCTCCCGTGGCTGCTCATCAGTGGTTGAGGTTGATCCGTCCCAGGAGATGGACCTTCAGTTTGTTCCCACGGAAAAAGAGAGGAAGACCTTTAAATTTGACCATGTTTTTGGACCGGCTGATGATCAAG AGGCTGTATTTGCTGAGAGCCTGCCAGTCGTGAGGTCCGTCATGGATGGTTTCAATGTATGCATCTTTGCATATGGGCAAACTGGAACAGGGAAAACCTTCACTATGGAAGGTGTTCCAGAGAATAGGGGTGTTAATTACAGGGCTCTTGAAGAACTGTTCAGGATCTCAGAGGAGAGAAGCTCATCTGTCTCGTACTCATTTGGTGTGAGTATCTTGGaagtctataatgaaaaaatcagggACCTTCTTGATGACAACTCTGAACATACATCAAAAAG GTTGGACATAAAGCAAAGTGCTGATGGGGCACAAGAGGTGCCTGGCTTGGTTGAAGCTCCAATTTCTACAATAGATGGTGTGTGGGAGAAACTGGAAGCTGGCGCTAGAAATAGATCTGTTGGATCAACCAGTGTGAATGAACTGAGCAGTCGCTCCCATAG CTTGGTTAGGGTCACCGTTACAAGTGAGCATTTGGTGACTGGGGAAAGGAGCAGAAGCCACATGTGGTTGGTTGACCTTGCTGGAAGTGAGCGCTTGGCTAAAACTGAAGTAGAAGGAGAGAGGCTGAAGGAGgc AAAGTTCATCAACAAGTCACTCTCTGCACTGGGTGATGTTATTGCTGCCCTTGCCTCTAAAAATGCCCACATCCCATATCG GAACTCCAAGCTAACTCATCTGCTCCAAAGCTCGTTAG GTGGAGATTGCAAGACACTTATGTTTGTGCAGATAAGTCCAAGCTCTACAGATTCAGGAGAAACTTTATGCTCGCTAAATTTTGCTAGTAGAGTTCGAGCTATTGAACATGGCCCTGCTCGTAAACAAGTGGATCCAGCTGAAAACTTCAAGATCAAGCAGATG GCCGAAAAGCTCTGCCATGAGGAAAAGGAAAATGCGAAGTTGAACGAAAGCTTGCAACTGATGCAACTCAAGTATGCTTCTCGTGAGAATGTCTTCAGAACTCTTCAAGATAAG ATAAGGGAGACTGAGCAAGCCTGCAGAACTCATCAGCAGCGG GCTAGAGAGCTGGAGAATGAATTAGCTAATGAGAAGAAGGCTGCGAGGGATACGGGTAAATCGGCGAAGCCATCATTTGCAGCTCCTGTGAGGCAGAGACCACCACTTGCTCCTATGAGGCAGAGACCACCAAGCAACAACATGCCACAACCTTCAGGCCCTTCCAGACTGAGGTTCGCTGGTAAGGGATCTTCAGTTCAGAACAAAGAGAACATCCCTACGACGAACAAAACAACTGTGGACAAGACTGCTGGCAAAGCGCGGCGTGTATCTTTAGTTCCCATGATGCGACAGATCCCTCTCCAGCCTAAGAGGCGATCCTCGATCGCAATCCTACCAAGCGAGAGAGAGCGGATGTCCATATTTCCCGAGAAGAAGGCGATGTCACGACTGTCCCATGTCCAAATGTCAAGAACAGCAAGACCACAGGCTTTTAACTCAATTCCAGAAACACCACAAGCAGCAGTCGACGCAACTCCAGATGTCAGAGGGAAGTttagaagaatggagttcggcagcagcagcaggttctCAAGCCCTCCAACGCTGTCCATGCGGAAGTCAAGGAACAATATCTCGTCTCCACAGCAGAGGTTGAGGATGCAGTCGGGCTCTGGAAATGCCAGCAAGCTATGCTTCAGCATCCAGAAAAGAGTCGCTCTTGGTTCACCTGCTCCAGCAAGAACGACTTCCATGACGTCTGGTACTGGCATCTTTGATCCAGCTCTGCGTGAACAAATAATGGCTGGGAGATTTGGCAATGCGCAGCGGGTGTTCAACGGCAAGAGGAGAATGTCTGTCCTCTAA
- the LOC123054863 gene encoding kinesin-like protein KIN-14J isoform X1 — translation MGADPAASPPSPAASPSRQPRQGEEELRAVEDHLSPSRHADSSPAPPPSPASAAPVPQHPEVSGEDAELASEEAVEEQPALEEGVVEAEAAVAGGDGEALRSFLEEFGDQADDCLIPSPRLKGIATPDCPAALQFLGGRYNSLMEKYKQQVAKCAEECAPRFDGLKKKYTAECAERRRLYNELIELRGNIRVFCRCRPLSSDEISRGCSSVVEVDPSQEMDLQFVPTEKERKTFKFDHVFGPADDQEAVFAESLPVVRSVMDGFNVCIFAYGQTGTGKTFTMEGVPENRGVNYRALEELFRISEERSSSVSYSFGVSILEVYNEKIRDLLDDNSEHTSKRLDIKQSADGAQEVPGLVEAPISTIDGVWEKLEAGARNRSVGSTSVNELSSRSHSLVRVTVTSEHLVTGERSRSHMWLVDLAGSERLAKTEVEGERLKEAKFINKSLSALGDVIAALASKNAHIPYRNSKLTHLLQSSLGGDCKTLMFVQISPSSTDSGETLCSLNFASRVRAIEHGPARKQVDPAENFKIKQMAEKLCHEEKENAKLNESLQLMQLKYASRENVFRTLQDKIRETEQACRTHQQRARELENELANEKKAARDTGKSAKPSFAAPVRQRPPLAPMRQRPPSNNMPQPSGPSRLRFAGKGSSVQNKENIPTTNKTTVDKTAGKARRVSLVPMMRQIPLQPKRRSSIAILPSERERMSIFPEKKAMSRLSHVQMSRTARPQAFNSIPETPQAAVDATPDVRGKFRRMEFGSSSRFSSPPTLSMRKSRNNISSPQQRLRMQSGSGNASKLCFSIQKRVALGSPAPARTTSMTSGTGIFDPALREQIMAGRFGNAQRVFNGKRRMSVL, via the exons ATGGGAGCGGAtccggccgcctcgcccccctCGCCGGCGGCGTCTCCGTCACGGCAGCCGCGGCAAG GCGAGGAAGAGCTCCGCGCCGTGGAGGACCACCTGAGCCCGAGCCGCCACGCGGATtcgagccctgcgccgccgccgtcgcccgcgtcCGCCGCGCCGGTGCCCCAGCATCCCGAAG TGTCAGGCGAGGACGCGGAGCTGGCCagcgaggaggcggtggaggaacaGCCCGCCCTTGAGGAGGgggtggtggaggcggaggccgctGTTGCAGGAGGAGATGGGGAGGCTCTCCGCAGCTTCCTGGAG GAATTCGGGGATCAAGCGGACGATTGTCTTATCCCATCTCCGCGGCTGAAGGGGATCGCAACTCCTGACTGCCCTGCTGCCCTCCAATTCCTAG GGGGGAGGTACAATAGCCTGATGGAGAAGTACAAGCAGCAGGTGGCTAAGTGTGCCGAGGAGTGTGCACCAAGGTTCGATGGCTTGAAGAAGAAGTACACGGCGGAGTGTGCAGAGCGGCGTCGTTTGTACAATGAGCTCATCGAGCTGAGGGGAAACATCAGGGTATTCTGCCGGTGCCGCCCTCTAAGTTCCGATGAGATCTCCCGTGGCTGCTCATCAGTGGTTGAGGTTGATCCGTCCCAGGAGATGGACCTTCAGTTTGTTCCCACGGAAAAAGAGAGGAAGACCTTTAAATTTGACCATGTTTTTGGACCGGCTGATGATCAAG AGGCTGTATTTGCTGAGAGCCTGCCAGTCGTGAGGTCCGTCATGGATGGTTTCAATGTATGCATCTTTGCATATGGGCAAACTGGAACAGGGAAAACCTTCACTATGGAAGGTGTTCCAGAGAATAGGGGTGTTAATTACAGGGCTCTTGAAGAACTGTTCAGGATCTCAGAGGAGAGAAGCTCATCTGTCTCGTACTCATTTGGTGTGAGTATCTTGGaagtctataatgaaaaaatcagggACCTTCTTGATGACAACTCTGAACATACATCAAAAAG GTTGGACATAAAGCAAAGTGCTGATGGGGCACAAGAGGTGCCTGGCTTGGTTGAAGCTCCAATTTCTACAATAGATGGTGTGTGGGAGAAACTGGAAGCTGGCGCTAGAAATAGATCTGTTGGATCAACCAGTGTGAATGAACTGAGCAGTCGCTCCCATAG CTTGGTTAGGGTCACCGTTACAAGTGAGCATTTGGTGACTGGGGAAAGGAGCAGAAGCCACATGTGGTTGGTTGACCTTGCTGGAAGTGAGCGCTTGGCTAAAACTGAAGTAGAAGGAGAGAG GCTGAAGGAGGCAAAGTTCATCAACAAGTCACTCTCTGCACTGGGTGATGTTATTGCTGCCCTTGCCTCTAAAAATGCCCACATCCCATATCG GAACTCCAAGCTAACTCATCTGCTCCAAAGCTCGTTAG GTGGAGATTGCAAGACACTTATGTTTGTGCAGATAAGTCCAAGCTCTACAGATTCAGGAGAAACTTTATGCTCGCTAAATTTTGCTAGTAGAGTTCGAGCTATTGAACATGGCCCTGCTCGTAAACAAGTGGATCCAGCTGAAAACTTCAAGATCAAGCAGATG GCCGAAAAGCTCTGCCATGAGGAAAAGGAAAATGCGAAGTTGAACGAAAGCTTGCAACTGATGCAACTCAAGTATGCTTCTCGTGAGAATGTCTTCAGAACTCTTCAAGATAAG ATAAGGGAGACTGAGCAAGCCTGCAGAACTCATCAGCAGCGG GCTAGAGAGCTGGAGAATGAATTAGCTAATGAGAAGAAGGCTGCGAGGGATACGGGTAAATCGGCGAAGCCATCATTTGCAGCTCCTGTGAGGCAGAGACCACCACTTGCTCCTATGAGGCAGAGACCACCAAGCAACAACATGCCACAACCTTCAGGCCCTTCCAGACTGAGGTTCGCTGGTAAGGGATCTTCAGTTCAGAACAAAGAGAACATCCCTACGACGAACAAAACAACTGTGGACAAGACTGCTGGCAAAGCGCGGCGTGTATCTTTAGTTCCCATGATGCGACAGATCCCTCTCCAGCCTAAGAGGCGATCCTCGATCGCAATCCTACCAAGCGAGAGAGAGCGGATGTCCATATTTCCCGAGAAGAAGGCGATGTCACGACTGTCCCATGTCCAAATGTCAAGAACAGCAAGACCACAGGCTTTTAACTCAATTCCAGAAACACCACAAGCAGCAGTCGACGCAACTCCAGATGTCAGAGGGAAGTttagaagaatggagttcggcagcagcagcaggttctCAAGCCCTCCAACGCTGTCCATGCGGAAGTCAAGGAACAATATCTCGTCTCCACAGCAGAGGTTGAGGATGCAGTCGGGCTCTGGAAATGCCAGCAAGCTATGCTTCAGCATCCAGAAAAGAGTCGCTCTTGGTTCACCTGCTCCAGCAAGAACGACTTCCATGACGTCTGGTACTGGCATCTTTGATCCAGCTCTGCGTGAACAAATAATGGCTGGGAGATTTGGCAATGCGCAGCGGGTGTTCAACGGCAAGAGGAGAATGTCTGTCCTCTAA
- the LOC123054878 gene encoding kinesin-like protein KIN-14J — translation MGADPAASPPSPAASPSRQPRQGEEELRAVEDHLSPSRHADSSPAPPPSPASAAPVPQHPEVSGEDAELASEEAVEEQPALEEGVVEAEAAVAGGDGEALRSFLEEFGDQADDCLIPSPRLKGIATPDCPAALQFLGTHPSIILPYGWMVKLICLIACRTYI, via the exons ATGGGAGCGGAtccggccgcctcgcccccctCGCCGGCGGCGTCTCCGTCACGGCAGCCGCGGCAAG GCGAGGAAGAGCTCCGCGCCGTGGAGGACCACCTGAGCCCGAGCCGCCACGCGGATtcgagccctgcgccgccgccgtcgcccgcgtcCGCCGCGCCGGTGCCCCAGCATCCCGAAG TGTCAGGCGAGGACGCGGAGCTGGCCagcgaggaggcggtggaggaacaGCCCGCCCTTGAGGAGGgggtggtggaggcggaggccgctGTTGCAGGAGGAGATGGGGAGGCTCTCCGCAGCTTCCTGGAG GAATTCGGGGATCAAGCGGACGATTGTCTTATCCCATCTCCGCGGCTGAAGGGGATCGCAACTCCTGACTGCCCTGCTGCCCTCCAATTCCTAGGTACACATCCAAGCATAATCCTTCCTTATGGATGGATGGTAAAACTTATTTGCTTAATTGCTTGCAGAACATACATTTGA
- the LOC123054873 gene encoding pentatricopeptide repeat-containing protein At1g43980, mitochondrial, whose protein sequence is MVRDNPTVAALSALLARSASLSAAAALHARLLRSSRLFSHPFLANCLAAAYSRLGATPAAIALLTHAPGGAANRFSHNILLAALLKSRDLPAARRLFDGMPHRDTVAYNSMISGYARSGRADEALRLVRRMRELGVRPSAFTFSIVSSAVCSAPHGMQVHAAAVRHGSAQHNAVVGNTLVDMYRRVGLLEYAMRVFWNMNELDMVSMNSVMSVYKDDGQSSAVFECFRLTRSHGFSVDECSVSTVLTACTDIEDLAKGDQLLALCVKTGLLSNSIICSAVIGLLSMSDRLPDAVRLFEGLTKWDSETCNAMISCYARTGLMEQALGLFVIALRNAVLPTEFTFASVLRWSSCFGLMEQGTQIHALVCKCGFEDDMIVATALIDMYCKLGSLKHARKLFDSVCVKDLVLWNTMIIGLSQNGRGREALGVFWWMLDCGVKPDRITLFGALSACSLGGLVNEAMDIISLFKAKYHVVPGLEHYACVADMLSRAGLFREAEDLVQHKLQKCNTAALLNILEACMIQGDFAMAESIAENMLKLKPRSSLPYTVLARTYGARCKWESMARMWRSMEALGAKKAGECSWLCIKNEIHVFTSEEILHQGSEATYAVLDLLFWDMMDEISMMDCIHAPGCVDIIHTQDPKESKGFDCLQQFLDCTL, encoded by the coding sequence ATGGTGAGGGACAACCCGACAGTCGCCGCCCTCTCAGCGCTTCTTGCCCGCTCCGCTTCTCTGTCCGCCGCTGCGGCGCTCCACGCCCGCCTCCTCCGCTCCTCGCGCCTCTTCAGCCACCCCTTCCTCGCCAACTGCCTCGCCGCCGCTTACTCCCGCCTCGGCGCCACCCCTGCCGCCATCGCCCTGCTCACCCACGCGCCCGGCGGCGCAGCCAACCGCTTCTCCCACAACATCCTCCTCGCCGCGCTGCTCAAGTCCCGTGACCTCCCGGCGGCGCGGAGGCTGTTCGACGGAATGCCCCACAGGGACACCGTGGCCTACAACTCCATGATCTCCGGCTACGCTCGAAGCGGGCGCGCCGACGAGGCGCTCCGGCTTGTGCGCAGGATGAGGGAGCTAGGCGTCAGGCCTAGCGCCTTCACCTTCTCCATTGTCTCGTCCGCGGTCTGCTCTGCTCCCCACGGGATGCAGGTTCATGCAGCTGCTGTCCGTCACGGCTCTGCCCAACACAATGCCGTCGTCGGCAACACGCTTGTCGACATGTATCGGCGTGTCGGCCTCTTGGAATATGCCATGCGCGTCTTTTGGAATATGAACGAACTGGACATGGTTTCGATGAATTCTGTCATGTCAGTGTACAAGGATGATGGCCAGAGCAGTGCGGTGTTTGAGTGTTTCCGGTTGACTAGAAGCCATGGGTTTTCGGTTGACGAATGCAGTGTGTCAACGGTGCTTACCGCGTGCACAGATATCGAGGATTTGGCTAAGGGTGACCAGCTCTTGGCCCTCTGCGTCAAAACAGGACTCCTGTCAAATTCTATCATCTGTAGTGCTGTGATCGGCCTATTGTCCATGTCTGACAGACTACCTGATGCTGTCAGGCTTTTCGAGGGACTAACAAAATGGGACTCAGAAACATGTAACGCAATGATATCGTGCTATGCCAGGACTGGTTTGATGGAGCAAGCTCTGGGCCTCTTTGTGATTGCTCTGCGAAATGCTGTTCTTCCAACTGAGTTCACTTTTGCGAGTGTGCTGAGATGGAGTTCGTGTTTTGGTCTGATGGAGCAGGGCACCCAAATCCATGCGCTGGTATGTAAATGTGGGTTTGAGGATGATATGATTGTTGCCACTGCTCTCATTGACATGTATTGTAAGTTAGGTTCCTTGAAGCATGCCAGGAAACTCTTCGATAGTGTTTGTGTCAAGGATTTGGTGTTATGGAATACAATGATCATCGGTCTATCGCAGAATGGGAGAGGTAGGGAAGCTCTTGGAGTGTTTTGGTGGATGCTGGACTGTGGTGTCAAGCCAGATAGAATTACTCTTTTCGGAGCTTTATCTGCTTGTAGCTTGGGAGGTCTGGTTAATGAAGCAATGGATATAATTTCCCTGTTTAAAGCCAAGTACCATGTCGTCCCTGGTCTGGAGCACTATGCATGTGTGGCTGACATGTTAAGCCGTGCAGGATTGTTTAGAGAGGCAGAAGATCTAGTCCAGCACAAGTTGCAGAAATGCAATACTGCTGCCCTCCTCAATATTCTTGAGGCTTGCATGATTCAAGGGGATTTCGCCATGGCAGAGTCAATCGCAGAGAATATGTTGAAACTGAAGCCTCGGTCATCACTGCCATACACTGTTCTGGCTCGAACATATGGTGCAAGATGTAAGTGGGAAAGCATGGCCAGAATGTGGAGGTCAATGGAAGCTTTAGGTGCAAAGAAGGCTGGGGAATGTAGCTGGCTCTGCATCAAGAATGAAATCCATGTGTTTACATCTGAAGAAATATTGCATCAAGGAAGCGAAGCTACGTATGCAGTTTTAGATCTATTGTTCTGGGACATGATGGATGAGATCTCCATGATGGATTGCATTCATGCTCCTGGTTGTGTTGATATAATTCATACACAAGATCCCAAGGAGAGTAAGGGATTTGATTGCCTTCAGCAGTTCCTGGATTGCACTCTGTGA